Proteins from a genomic interval of Sphingobacterium lactis:
- a CDS encoding pirin family protein, whose product MSNIDFIKEETAADIGNFLVGRLLPFRQKRSIGPFVFIDHMGPACLADHENLDVGPHPHIGLSTLTYLFDGAIFHRDSLGTAMEIKPGAVNWMTAGKGVVHSERTPEYLRQQDKYLHGLQIWVALPKELEFMEPEFHHIEANDIPAWEDDGISYKLIAGDAFDKKSPVPVYSKLYMIEVKASKDALIDIKGELYGESGLYILEGEISSNGFTYGPKQILITLDAHLCTFEMKAGTTVYIFGGEPFPEERFISWNFVASSKETIDEAKQKWIDHEFPKVPGDDGYVPLPSPRK is encoded by the coding sequence ATGTCGAATATCGATTTCATTAAAGAAGAAACCGCCGCAGATATCGGGAACTTTTTGGTGGGAAGGTTATTGCCTTTCCGTCAGAAAAGATCCATTGGCCCATTTGTGTTTATTGACCATATGGGACCAGCATGCCTCGCTGACCATGAGAATCTGGATGTCGGACCACATCCGCATATCGGCTTATCGACCCTGACCTATCTTTTCGATGGTGCTATTTTCCATCGAGATAGCCTGGGTACGGCTATGGAGATCAAACCGGGTGCCGTCAACTGGATGACTGCCGGAAAGGGCGTTGTCCATTCGGAACGAACACCGGAGTATTTGAGGCAACAGGATAAATATCTTCATGGCTTGCAGATTTGGGTGGCGCTGCCTAAGGAACTTGAGTTTATGGAACCTGAATTCCATCATATCGAAGCCAACGATATCCCAGCGTGGGAAGACGATGGCATCTCCTATAAGCTTATCGCAGGAGACGCATTTGACAAGAAATCTCCGGTTCCGGTTTACAGCAAGTTGTACATGATCGAGGTAAAAGCCTCAAAAGATGCATTGATTGATATCAAGGGTGAATTGTACGGCGAGAGCGGATTGTATATCCTGGAAGGCGAAATCTCCAGCAATGGCTTTACCTATGGACCTAAACAGATCTTGATTACATTGGATGCCCATCTGTGTACCTTTGAGATGAAGGCAGGGACTACCGTTTATATCTTCGGTGGAGAACCTTTCCCAGAAGAGCGGTTTATCTCGTGGAATTTTGTTGCCAGCAGCAAGGAGACCATTGATGAAGCTAAACAGAAATGGATCGACCATGAATTTCCGAAGGTACCTGGCGATGATGGCTATGTGCCTTTGCCAAGTCCACGAAAATAA
- a CDS encoding sulfurtransferase, with the protein MMNQSALISTDHALRLINEEKCVVLDASIDKVNQKLDPQQVDLLPNSLFFDIEGVFSDHSSGLPHTMVDADTFSREAQKLGIDNDSTVIVYDRWGVYSSPRAWWMFRYMGFDKVYVLNGGSPAWKAAGLPIVHEHGEAETNGVFIAKPQAEWLTSKEELLQNLDNDHVQVLDARSPARFHGTAAEPREGLRSGHMPGAKNIPFDQVLDEQYLKDEEELRGVFEGKADNSKRLIFTCGSGISAAIIALAAHEVGLDQISLYDGSWSEWGADPSLPIQKD; encoded by the coding sequence ATGATGAATCAATCCGCCCTAATATCAACCGACCATGCCCTTCGGCTTATCAATGAGGAAAAGTGTGTTGTCCTGGATGCCAGTATTGACAAGGTCAATCAAAAGCTGGACCCCCAGCAGGTAGATCTCCTGCCGAATTCCCTATTCTTTGATATTGAAGGTGTATTTTCAGACCATAGCTCCGGATTGCCGCATACCATGGTGGATGCAGACACGTTCAGCAGGGAGGCCCAAAAACTAGGCATAGACAACGATTCAACCGTTATTGTTTATGATCGGTGGGGGGTGTACTCAAGTCCACGAGCTTGGTGGATGTTCCGGTATATGGGCTTTGATAAAGTGTATGTATTGAATGGCGGATCGCCAGCATGGAAAGCGGCTGGCTTGCCCATCGTCCATGAACATGGTGAAGCTGAAACAAACGGAGTCTTCATCGCCAAACCGCAAGCAGAGTGGTTGACCAGTAAAGAAGAATTACTACAGAACTTAGATAATGACCACGTGCAGGTGCTCGATGCTCGCTCCCCGGCACGTTTCCATGGCACAGCAGCCGAACCGCGGGAAGGACTCCGTTCCGGACATATGCCTGGTGCAAAGAACATTCCCTTTGACCAAGTGCTGGACGAACAATACCTCAAGGATGAGGAAGAACTACGTGGTGTATTTGAAGGGAAAGCGGATAACAGTAAAAGATTAATCTTCACGTGCGGATCGGGCATTTCTGCCGCCATCATTGCACTAGCGGCACATGAGGTAGGTCTGGACCAGATCAGCCTATATGATGGCTCCTGGAGCGAATGGGGTGCCGATCCATCGCTTCCTATACAAAAGGATTAA
- the hutH gene encoding histidine ammonia-lyase → MNTFKYGEDYLSSSIAVAIAKGAQHGVLSSDTIDKINQSAQYVQDIVDSGKVVYGINTGFGPLCTTLISPQDTKKLQENILKSHAVGVGEPIDKELSKLMLILKVHALAKGFSGVQLSTVERIIWHIQEDVIPVVPKQGSVGASGDLAPLSHLFLPLIGLGKVWKDGQVVSTSSVLQEKGLEPIHLGAKEGLALINGTQFMAAHGVKAVVEMNRLMNNADLIATLMIEGLNGSIKPFYAELHQLRPYQGNSFVASTIHNLLKGSAILESHKNCSRVQDPYSLRCIPQVHGASRNAWLHFRDTIELEINSVTDNPIIINNELTISGGSFHGQPIALPLDYATLAVSELGNISDRRVYLSLEGETNGVPKLLMKTTGLNSGFMILQYSTAAIASENKGLCFPASADSIPTSLGQEDHVSMGSISGRKLLQVLDNVDKILSIEMLCAAQAKDFHNPLASTAVIEAIHQHIRKTIPHIEEDQPMQEILDNALAIIKSGELIEVAKQAAAEHQVAYFGKGEDYFENF, encoded by the coding sequence ATGAATACATTTAAATACGGAGAAGATTATTTAAGCAGTTCCATTGCTGTGGCAATTGCCAAAGGTGCGCAGCACGGGGTATTATCATCGGATACGATCGACAAGATCAACCAGAGTGCGCAGTATGTGCAGGATATCGTGGATTCGGGCAAAGTGGTTTACGGGATCAATACGGGTTTTGGCCCTTTATGTACTACTTTGATCAGTCCGCAGGACACTAAGAAATTGCAGGAGAATATCTTGAAGAGCCATGCCGTTGGCGTAGGAGAACCCATCGATAAGGAATTGAGCAAATTGATGCTCATCCTTAAAGTGCACGCATTGGCGAAGGGTTTTTCGGGTGTGCAATTAAGCACTGTAGAACGCATCATTTGGCATATTCAGGAAGATGTGATTCCAGTTGTACCTAAGCAAGGTTCTGTGGGTGCATCTGGTGACTTGGCTCCACTATCGCATCTGTTCCTTCCCTTGATCGGTCTTGGTAAGGTGTGGAAAGATGGGCAAGTCGTGTCCACCTCATCCGTTTTGCAAGAGAAGGGCTTGGAGCCTATCCACCTCGGTGCAAAAGAGGGGCTGGCGCTGATCAATGGAACGCAGTTCATGGCGGCTCATGGTGTAAAAGCAGTCGTGGAAATGAACCGATTAATGAACAATGCAGACCTGATCGCAACCTTGATGATCGAAGGGTTGAACGGTTCCATTAAACCGTTCTATGCGGAATTGCACCAATTGCGTCCATACCAAGGAAACAGTTTCGTGGCTTCCACCATCCATAACCTCTTAAAGGGTTCGGCAATTTTGGAATCTCATAAGAATTGTTCACGCGTACAAGATCCATATTCGCTACGGTGCATTCCACAGGTGCATGGCGCTTCCCGCAATGCCTGGTTGCATTTTCGGGATACCATCGAGCTAGAAATAAACTCGGTAACCGATAATCCAATCATTATCAATAATGAGCTTACCATCAGCGGCGGTTCTTTCCACGGTCAACCGATTGCCCTGCCTTTGGATTATGCAACATTGGCGGTGTCGGAACTGGGGAATATTTCAGACCGAAGAGTATACCTATCCCTGGAAGGTGAAACCAATGGGGTGCCGAAATTGTTAATGAAGACAACAGGATTAAATTCTGGATTTATGATCTTGCAGTACAGTACTGCGGCCATTGCCAGTGAAAATAAAGGGTTATGTTTCCCGGCCAGTGCAGATAGCATTCCGACCTCTCTAGGGCAGGAAGACCATGTCAGCATGGGTTCCATCTCGGGCAGAAAGTTACTCCAGGTGTTGGATAACGTAGATAAGATCTTAAGCATTGAGATGCTTTGTGCTGCCCAAGCGAAAGATTTCCACAACCCCTTGGCGTCGACTGCCGTGATCGAGGCGATACACCAACATATCCGGAAGACCATCCCGCACATCGAGGAAGATCAACCGATGCAGGAAATCCTGGACAACGCCTTAGCGATCATCAAATCTGGCGAATTGATCGAAGTCGCTAAACAAGCTGCTGCGGAACATCAAGTTGCCTATTTCGGAAAAGGTGAGGATTACTTTGAAAACTTTTAA
- the hutG gene encoding formimidoylglutamase — MHDKQYQPGDRAAWTGRVDGADANFRRWHQRIEMLNLDTQKIEFDTSFVLLGFCCDEGVRRNLGRVGAKDGPATVRKVLANLPDHIPSSQVLMDAGDVVCIGEDMESAQQELAKRVGQVLEQGGFTIVIGGGHEITYGHYQGVKQAKAGKKIGIINLDAHFDARQTQGGRGNSGTGFYQILEEAKAEGIEVGYLALGIQEISNTLGLFRYADQNGVRYILRNELTPWNLEKILEQIEDFANGVDAIYVTVDMDFFAAPYAPGVSSPAFNGVVPDSMYYALFNFITTLPKVCTIDFAEINPQYDIDSRTTKLAAEMIFRLVNNG, encoded by the coding sequence ATGCACGATAAACAATATCAACCCGGAGATCGGGCTGCATGGACGGGCAGGGTCGATGGTGCGGATGCCAACTTCAGAAGGTGGCATCAGCGGATCGAAATGCTCAATCTGGATACACAGAAAATCGAATTCGATACCAGTTTTGTCCTTTTGGGATTCTGCTGTGACGAAGGGGTCCGTCGGAACCTGGGTCGGGTGGGGGCGAAGGATGGTCCTGCGACCGTGCGTAAGGTATTGGCAAATTTACCGGACCATATTCCTTCTTCTCAGGTTCTCATGGATGCCGGAGACGTTGTTTGCATCGGCGAGGATATGGAATCCGCCCAGCAGGAATTGGCCAAGCGGGTCGGACAGGTACTGGAGCAGGGAGGATTTACCATTGTGATCGGTGGTGGACATGAAATCACCTATGGCCATTACCAAGGAGTGAAGCAGGCAAAAGCAGGGAAGAAGATCGGAATCATCAATCTGGATGCACATTTCGACGCACGTCAAACTCAGGGTGGCCGCGGTAATTCCGGAACAGGATTCTACCAGATCCTGGAGGAAGCGAAAGCTGAAGGCATTGAAGTAGGCTACCTCGCCCTGGGCATACAGGAAATCAGCAATACATTGGGTTTATTCAGGTATGCCGATCAGAACGGAGTCCGGTATATCCTACGCAATGAACTTACCCCTTGGAACTTGGAAAAGATATTGGAACAGATTGAGGATTTTGCTAATGGGGTAGACGCCATTTATGTGACCGTCGATATGGATTTCTTCGCTGCACCGTATGCGCCAGGAGTCAGTTCTCCGGCGTTCAATGGGGTGGTTCCAGATAGCATGTATTATGCATTATTCAATTTTATTACCACCTTGCCGAAGGTGTGCACCATTGATTTTGCAGAGATCAATCCCCAATATGATATTGACAGTAGAACGACAAAATTAGCTGCGGAAATGATTTTTCGGCTAGTCAATAACGGCTAA
- the hutI gene encoding imidazolonepropionase, which translates to MNVQEKLIGPFKQLLTMQHLPVKGALQDKDLEIIADAGIHIKDGKVQTVGNFKGLQEALGDSVELIELTGEYVALPGYIDCHTHIAFGGNRANDFAMRNAGSSYLEIAEAGGGIWSTVKHTRECTEEELKKLTLQRADDLFKQGVTTIEVKSGYGLRVDEELKTLRAIKQANLSSFADLVPTCLAAHMLPKDFEGTAAEYLTLMANELFPVLQGEELTNRVDAFVEKSAFSAEEIVPYYQRAKEMGFDITVHADQFSTSGSHLAVELGAVSADHLEASTANEIDLLADSDVVAVALPAASLGIGCAFTPARKLLDAGASLAIATDWNPGSAPMGKLIESASILATMEKLSNAEILAAITFRAAKALNLSDRGRLVEGQLADFNIYSTDNYQNITYQQGRLQPVAVWKNGMEVYVHTEKMN; encoded by the coding sequence ATGAATGTACAGGAAAAATTAATTGGTCCGTTCAAGCAGTTGCTCACCATGCAGCATCTGCCTGTCAAGGGGGCTTTACAGGATAAGGATTTAGAGATCATTGCCGATGCAGGTATACATATCAAGGATGGCAAAGTGCAGACTGTAGGCAATTTTAAAGGCTTACAGGAGGCTTTAGGTGATTCAGTGGAACTGATAGAGCTGACGGGCGAATATGTGGCCCTACCGGGGTATATCGACTGCCATACACATATTGCCTTCGGCGGGAACCGTGCCAATGATTTTGCCATGCGCAATGCAGGAAGTTCCTACCTGGAAATTGCTGAAGCAGGTGGCGGAATTTGGAGTACAGTGAAGCATACCCGGGAATGTACGGAAGAAGAGCTGAAAAAGCTGACGCTGCAACGCGCTGATGACCTTTTTAAGCAGGGAGTAACGACTATTGAAGTGAAAAGTGGGTATGGACTGCGTGTAGACGAAGAATTGAAAACCCTTCGTGCGATTAAACAGGCCAATCTTTCCAGCTTTGCAGATTTGGTGCCAACCTGTTTAGCCGCACATATGCTACCCAAAGATTTTGAAGGCACAGCAGCAGAATACTTAACATTGATGGCGAATGAACTTTTTCCCGTATTGCAAGGCGAAGAGCTGACCAATCGGGTGGATGCCTTTGTGGAAAAGAGTGCCTTTTCAGCTGAGGAAATCGTACCGTATTATCAGCGCGCTAAGGAAATGGGTTTTGATATCACTGTCCATGCCGATCAGTTCAGCACATCGGGTTCCCACCTGGCTGTCGAACTTGGCGCGGTCTCCGCTGATCACCTGGAGGCATCAACAGCCAATGAGATTGACCTATTGGCCGATTCGGATGTGGTTGCCGTCGCGCTTCCAGCCGCGTCGCTTGGTATTGGATGCGCCTTTACACCGGCGAGAAAACTATTGGATGCAGGAGCCAGCTTGGCCATAGCTACCGATTGGAACCCAGGTTCCGCACCAATGGGCAAATTGATCGAGAGTGCTAGTATTCTGGCGACCATGGAAAAGTTGAGCAATGCCGAGATTCTTGCGGCGATTACCTTCAGGGCAGCAAAGGCCCTCAACCTTTCAGACCGCGGTCGACTCGTAGAAGGTCAATTGGCTGATTTTAATATTTACAGTACCGATAACTACCAAAACATTACCTATCAACAGGGGCGATTGCAACCTGTGGCCGTTTGGAAAAATGGCATGGAGGTCTATGTGCATACCGAAAAAATGAACTAA
- the rpsA gene encoding 30S ribosomal protein S1 produces the protein MAKKQEAEKELAAKNAELQGADTKVVKDTEQIESEADSNLIDEIKSNTWSTPSGDFDWDLDEKAFGNYSDAERTQLEEQYAGTFNQINQGEIIEGTVVSINNKDVVLNIGFKSDGLVALSEFRDLPDLKVGDTVDVFVESQEDANGQLVLSRKRAKTQKSWEEINEALENDKVIDGFVKSRTKGGLIVDIKGVEAFLPGSQIDIKPIRDYDIYVGKTMEFKVVKINHEFKNVVVSHKVLIEDDLENQKSEIVAKLEKGQVLEGTVKNITDFGVFIDLGGVDGLLHITDISWGRIEHPKEVLALDQTINVVVLDFDDEKKRIALGLKQLSEHPWESLDKNLEVGSKVKGKIVTVADYGAFLEIIPGVEGLIHVSEMSWSQNLRSPQEFLKVGDEIEAEILTLDREERKMSLGIKQLTQDPWQNITERYPVGSKQSAVVKNMTNFGVFVELEDGIDGLIHISDLSWSKKVNHPNEFTKVGERLDVVVLELDEENRKLSLGHKQLEENPWDTFETIFTEGSVHEGTVIKVGDKGDIVALQYGVEGFCPNKHSVKEDGSALKVDEVAEFKIIEFNKENKRLVISHSRIWEDQKAEARIEDFNNRKKEAKAASSAVKKVKDSVEKSTLGDLDVLAQLKEQMEDNEKKSK, from the coding sequence ATGGCAAAAAAACAAGAAGCAGAAAAAGAGTTAGCGGCGAAAAACGCAGAGCTACAAGGTGCTGACACAAAAGTTGTGAAGGACACTGAACAGATTGAGTCTGAAGCAGATTCAAATTTAATCGATGAGATTAAATCAAACACATGGAGTACTCCATCTGGAGACTTCGACTGGGATCTTGATGAAAAAGCATTTGGGAACTACAGTGATGCAGAGCGTACGCAATTAGAAGAGCAATACGCAGGCACATTCAACCAAATCAATCAAGGCGAGATTATTGAAGGTACAGTTGTATCGATCAATAACAAAGATGTTGTTTTAAACATCGGTTTCAAATCAGACGGTCTGGTAGCATTATCTGAGTTCCGTGACTTACCTGACTTAAAAGTAGGTGATACTGTTGATGTATTTGTTGAATCACAAGAGGATGCAAACGGTCAGTTGGTATTATCTCGCAAACGTGCGAAAACTCAAAAATCTTGGGAAGAGATCAACGAAGCTTTAGAAAATGACAAAGTTATCGATGGTTTCGTTAAATCACGTACTAAAGGTGGTTTAATCGTAGACATCAAAGGTGTTGAGGCTTTCTTACCAGGATCTCAAATTGATATTAAGCCAATCCGTGACTACGATATCTACGTAGGAAAAACTATGGAATTCAAGGTTGTTAAGATCAACCACGAGTTCAAAAACGTAGTAGTTTCTCACAAAGTATTGATCGAGGACGATTTAGAAAACCAAAAATCAGAAATCGTTGCGAAATTGGAAAAAGGTCAAGTATTGGAAGGTACTGTTAAAAATATCACTGACTTCGGTGTGTTCATCGACTTGGGTGGTGTTGACGGATTACTTCACATTACAGACATCTCTTGGGGCCGTATCGAGCATCCAAAAGAGGTATTGGCATTAGACCAAACAATCAACGTTGTAGTTCTTGACTTTGATGACGAGAAAAAACGTATCGCACTAGGTTTGAAACAACTTTCTGAGCACCCTTGGGAATCTTTAGACAAAAACCTAGAAGTAGGTTCTAAAGTAAAAGGTAAAATCGTTACTGTAGCTGACTACGGTGCGTTCTTAGAAATCATCCCTGGTGTTGAAGGTTTGATCCACGTATCAGAAATGTCTTGGTCTCAAAACTTACGTTCTCCACAAGAGTTCTTGAAAGTAGGCGACGAAATCGAAGCTGAAATCTTAACACTTGACCGTGAAGAGCGCAAGATGAGCTTAGGTATCAAACAATTGACTCAAGATCCATGGCAAAACATCACTGAGCGTTACCCAGTAGGTTCTAAACAATCAGCAGTTGTTAAAAACATGACTAACTTCGGTGTATTCGTTGAATTAGAAGACGGAATCGATGGTTTGATCCACATCTCTGACCTTTCTTGGTCTAAGAAAGTTAACCACCCTAACGAATTCACTAAAGTTGGTGAGCGTTTAGATGTTGTGGTTCTTGAACTTGACGAAGAAAACCGTAAACTTTCTCTAGGTCACAAACAATTAGAAGAAAACCCTTGGGATACTTTCGAAACAATCTTCACTGAAGGTTCTGTTCACGAAGGTACAGTAATCAAAGTTGGTGACAAAGGTGATATCGTTGCGCTACAGTACGGTGTTGAAGGCTTCTGCCCGAACAAACACTCTGTAAAAGAAGACGGTTCAGCATTGAAAGTTGACGAAGTTGCTGAGTTCAAAATCATTGAATTCAACAAAGAAAACAAACGTCTAGTGATCTCTCACTCTCGTATTTGGGAAGACCAAAAAGCAGAAGCGCGTATCGAAGACTTCAACAACCGCAAGAAAGAAGCTAAAGCAGCTTCATCTGCAGTGAAGAAAGTTAAAGATTCAGTTGAAAAATCTACTTTAGGTGATCTTGACGTTCTAGCTCAATTGAAAGAGCAAATGGAAGACAACGAGAAAAAATCTAAATAA
- a CDS encoding LysR family transcriptional regulator: protein MSYQIELRHLHYFKVVAEELHFRRAAERLFIAQPGLSRQIKQLEDYYGTPLFIRDKRNVALTEAGSYLQKEVDLLFNQLGTVKEHIEKITEGKITSLKLGFIGSAVQAILPQLLVELKKQQPLIDITLNELTNEVQLEMLSKKELDFGFVRIKETPIGMESLPILTEHFSLVVPKNRFPTKGKVNLQDFKQESFILFSKEYSNSYYELVMSIFEDHDFVPHVTLKTVNALSIFNLVSQGLGVAIVPSSLKKGYHTHVDFLELQHLPQRTTLSLVWNKQNRNPGIPLMLEIVNQFKNIKT, encoded by the coding sequence ATGAGTTATCAAATAGAACTAAGACATTTACATTACTTTAAGGTTGTTGCAGAGGAACTACACTTCCGAAGAGCAGCTGAGCGCCTTTTTATTGCCCAACCGGGATTGTCCCGACAGATCAAGCAATTGGAAGACTATTATGGTACCCCTCTTTTTATTCGGGATAAGCGGAATGTCGCCCTGACGGAGGCTGGCAGCTATCTCCAAAAGGAAGTGGATCTGTTGTTCAATCAATTGGGAACGGTCAAGGAACATATCGAGAAAATAACAGAGGGGAAGATTACCTCCTTAAAATTAGGGTTTATCGGATCCGCAGTTCAGGCCATTTTGCCTCAATTGTTGGTGGAATTGAAAAAACAGCAGCCATTGATCGACATTACGCTCAATGAACTCACCAATGAAGTCCAATTGGAAATGCTGAGCAAAAAGGAACTAGATTTTGGATTTGTGCGGATAAAGGAAACGCCGATAGGTATGGAGTCGTTACCCATACTCACCGAACATTTCTCCTTGGTGGTACCCAAGAATCGATTTCCGACAAAAGGGAAAGTTAATTTGCAGGATTTTAAGCAGGAGTCGTTCATTCTATTCTCCAAGGAATACAGCAACTCTTATTACGAATTGGTGATGAGTATTTTTGAAGACCATGATTTCGTTCCACATGTAACGCTGAAAACCGTGAATGCTCTCAGTATTTTCAACTTGGTCAGCCAGGGTCTGGGCGTAGCTATTGTGCCATCCTCCCTGAAAAAAGGATACCACACCCATGTGGATTTTTTGGAATTGCAGCACCTACCCCAACGAACTACATTATCCTTGGTCTGGAATAAACAAAATCGAAACCCTGGAATTCCGCTAATGCTGGAAATTGTCAATCAATTCAAGAATATTAAAACATAA
- a CDS encoding urocanate hydratase, with amino-acid sequence MTLENFQAAIKQGIPSELPAAVELDHTVSHAPKRKAILTKEEEKLAIRNALRYFPQEWHAELAKEFLNELRTYGRIYMYRFRPSYAMHARPISDYPAKSQQAAAIMLMIQNNLDPAVAQHPHELITYGGNGGVFQNWAQYLVTMKYLSEMDNQQTLHMYSGHPMGLFPSSEQAPRVVVTNGMMIPNYSKPDDWERFNALGVTQYGQMTAGSYMYIGPQGIVHGTTITVMNAFRKQLPKGEEVAGKIFVTSGLGGMSGAQPKAGNIAGCITVCAEVNPAAARKRHEQGWVDVLVEDMEALIATVKQAVEDKRVVSIAYIGNIVDVWEAFDREDIRITVGSDQTSLHNPWSGGYYPVDLTFEESNALIANDPEQFKKEVQRTLIRHAAAINNHVAKGTYFFDYGNAFLLEASRAGADIMAEDGINFKYPSYVQDILGPMCFDYGFGPFRWVCTSGKPEDLRLTDQLALEVMQELQQAASEEIYQQMEDNIRWIQEAEKNRLVVGSQARILYADALGRMRIAKAFNDAVQDGRLSAPVVLGRDHHDVSGTDSPYRETSNIYDGSKFTADMAIHNVIGDSFRGATWVSIHNGGGVGWGEVINGGFGMVLDGSAASEAKLKQMLFFDVNNGIARRAWARNKEAMSAIETELNRTPELQVTKAAVVADELIDGLFNASK; translated from the coding sequence ATGACTTTAGAAAATTTTCAGGCGGCAATCAAACAGGGGATTCCTTCTGAACTCCCAGCCGCAGTGGAACTCGATCATACCGTCAGCCATGCGCCAAAGCGCAAAGCTATCCTGACCAAGGAGGAAGAGAAGTTGGCCATCAGAAATGCGTTGCGCTATTTCCCACAGGAATGGCATGCTGAACTGGCAAAGGAATTTCTAAACGAATTACGCACCTATGGTCGGATTTATATGTACCGCTTTCGCCCAAGCTATGCCATGCATGCGCGTCCGATATCGGATTATCCGGCAAAGAGTCAGCAAGCGGCAGCGATTATGTTGATGATCCAGAACAACCTGGATCCAGCGGTTGCCCAACATCCACATGAGTTGATCACGTATGGCGGAAACGGTGGGGTTTTTCAGAACTGGGCGCAATACCTGGTTACCATGAAATACCTTTCGGAAATGGATAACCAGCAGACGCTGCACATGTATTCAGGCCATCCTATGGGGTTGTTTCCATCTTCGGAACAGGCACCGCGGGTGGTGGTAACCAATGGCATGATGATTCCTAACTATTCAAAACCGGATGATTGGGAACGGTTCAACGCATTGGGCGTAACTCAATATGGACAGATGACCGCAGGATCCTATATGTATATTGGTCCGCAGGGTATTGTCCATGGTACGACGATAACTGTAATGAACGCTTTCCGGAAACAATTGCCGAAAGGGGAAGAAGTTGCAGGAAAGATATTTGTCACTTCCGGTTTGGGCGGCATGAGCGGTGCGCAGCCAAAGGCCGGCAATATCGCCGGTTGCATTACGGTCTGCGCAGAGGTGAACCCTGCTGCAGCGCGGAAACGCCACGAACAGGGTTGGGTAGATGTGCTGGTGGAAGATATGGAAGCCCTGATTGCAACGGTTAAGCAGGCCGTTGAGGATAAACGTGTGGTCTCCATTGCCTATATTGGTAATATCGTTGATGTTTGGGAGGCGTTTGACCGTGAAGATATCCGGATTACCGTTGGTTCTGATCAGACATCGCTGCACAATCCTTGGTCCGGCGGCTACTATCCGGTGGATTTGACATTTGAAGAATCGAATGCACTGATTGCGAATGATCCGGAGCAATTTAAAAAAGAAGTACAGCGCACCTTAATTCGCCACGCTGCTGCCATCAATAACCACGTTGCCAAAGGCACATATTTCTTTGATTACGGCAATGCCTTCCTCTTGGAAGCGAGTCGTGCCGGCGCAGATATCATGGCAGAAGATGGGATCAATTTCAAGTATCCTTCGTATGTCCAGGATATTTTGGGGCCGATGTGTTTCGATTATGGCTTTGGCCCATTCCGTTGGGTATGTACATCCGGAAAACCGGAGGACCTCCGGTTAACGGATCAGCTTGCGCTCGAAGTCATGCAAGAGCTTCAGCAAGCGGCATCTGAGGAAATCTATCAGCAGATGGAAGATAACATCCGCTGGATCCAGGAAGCCGAGAAGAATAGGTTGGTGGTCGGGTCACAGGCACGTATTCTATATGCGGACGCGTTGGGACGCATGCGGATTGCCAAAGCGTTCAATGATGCCGTACAGGATGGCCGATTATCGGCTCCAGTCGTATTGGGTAGGGATCACCATGATGTCAGTGGTACGGACTCGCCATACCGCGAGACCAGCAATATCTACGATGGTAGCAAGTTTACGGCTGATATGGCCATTCACAATGTCATTGGCGATAGCTTCCGTGGAGCGACCTGGGTTTCCATCCACAACGGTGGCGGTGTTGGTTGGGGCGAGGTGATCAACGGTGGTTTTGGCATGGTGCTGGATGGTTCAGCTGCCAGTGAAGCGAAACTGAAACAGATGCTCTTCTTCGATGTGAATAACGGTATTGCACGACGTGCTTGGGCACGAAATAAAGAAGCCATGTCGGCCATTGAGACGGAATTGAATAGGACCCCAGAATTGCAGGTCACCAAGGCTGCGGTGGTTGCCGATGAACTTATCGACGGACTTTTTAATGCATCGAAATAA